A genomic region of Candidatus Pseudomonas phytovorans contains the following coding sequences:
- a CDS encoding aldehyde dehydrogenase family protein, whose protein sequence is MSTANIFELMRPFWGDRQVIASYVGGEFIEGHGTAIEVRNAHDDSLMLSFPDADESLVQQASDAARVAQQQWWALTAQARGRAMYQVGALIREHADVLAQIESFTANKPIRDARVEVAKVAEMFEYYAGWADKLHGEVIPVPTSHLNYVTYEPLGTVLQITPWNAPIFTCGWQVAPAIAAGNAVILKPSELTVLSSLVVGVLVERAGVPKGLVNVVAGYGHSIGQQLIAGADIRKVVFVGSPATGRHIAMAAAQRCIPAVLELGGKSANIVFADADLEVALRGAQAAIFSGAGQSCVSGSRLLVQASIFDKFTQALAKAAQQFAVGDPSDPQTQIGPINNAKQYNHVKSMVERALGEGAQLVGEGAEPIPAKPGYYINPTVLAGHNGLHCAQEEIFGPVVVAIPFEDEADAIRIANDSRFGLAGAVWTRDVGRAHRIAKQVRAGTFWVNGYKTIHVSSPFGGFGESGYGRSSGLDALREYSEVKSVWVETAAVPAVSFGYGASLE, encoded by the coding sequence ATGAGCACCGCAAATATTTTTGAACTGATGCGCCCGTTCTGGGGCGATCGCCAGGTCATTGCCAGCTATGTCGGCGGTGAATTCATCGAAGGCCACGGCACCGCCATCGAAGTGCGCAACGCCCACGACGACAGCCTGATGCTGAGCTTCCCGGATGCCGACGAGTCGCTGGTGCAACAAGCCAGCGACGCCGCCCGCGTTGCTCAGCAGCAATGGTGGGCACTGACTGCCCAGGCCCGTGGCCGTGCCATGTATCAGGTCGGTGCGCTGATCCGTGAGCACGCCGACGTGCTGGCGCAGATCGAGTCGTTCACCGCCAACAAGCCGATTCGCGATGCCCGGGTCGAAGTGGCAAAGGTTGCCGAGATGTTCGAGTACTACGCCGGATGGGCCGACAAGCTCCATGGCGAAGTGATTCCGGTACCGACTTCGCACCTTAACTACGTCACTTACGAACCTTTGGGCACGGTGCTGCAGATCACACCGTGGAATGCACCGATCTTCACCTGCGGCTGGCAGGTAGCCCCGGCGATTGCTGCCGGTAACGCGGTGATCCTCAAACCGTCGGAGCTGACCGTGCTGTCGTCACTGGTGGTCGGTGTGCTGGTGGAGCGCGCCGGCGTGCCCAAGGGCTTGGTCAACGTGGTCGCGGGTTATGGCCATAGCATTGGCCAGCAACTGATTGCGGGTGCCGATATTCGCAAGGTGGTTTTCGTCGGTTCCCCCGCCACTGGCCGCCACATAGCCATGGCTGCCGCACAACGCTGCATCCCGGCTGTGCTGGAACTGGGCGGCAAGTCGGCCAACATCGTGTTTGCCGACGCCGATCTCGAAGTCGCCCTGCGTGGCGCCCAGGCGGCGATTTTCTCCGGTGCCGGACAAAGCTGCGTATCGGGCTCGCGCCTGTTGGTTCAGGCGTCGATCTTCGACAAGTTTACCCAGGCGTTGGCCAAGGCCGCGCAGCAGTTCGCCGTCGGCGACCCGAGCGACCCGCAGACCCAGATCGGCCCCATCAACAACGCCAAGCAGTACAACCATGTGAAGAGCATGGTCGAGCGCGCCCTGGGAGAGGGCGCGCAGCTGGTGGGCGAAGGCGCCGAGCCGATTCCGGCCAAACCGGGTTACTACATCAACCCGACAGTGCTGGCGGGCCACAACGGCCTGCACTGTGCCCAGGAAGAAATCTTCGGCCCGGTGGTGGTGGCGATTCCATTCGAAGACGAAGCCGATGCCATTCGCATCGCCAACGACAGCCGCTTCGGCCTGGCCGGTGCGGTATGGACTCGCGATGTCGGCCGCGCCCATCGCATTGCCAAGCAGGTGCGTGCAGGCACTTTCTGGGTCAATGGCTACAAGACCATTCACGTCAGCTCGCCGTTCGGCGGCTTTGGTGAAAGCGGCTATGGCCGGTCTTCCGGGCTGGATGCACTGCGTGAGTACAGCGAAGTCAAAAGCGTGTGGGTTGAAACCGCTGCCGTACCGGCTGTCAGTTTCGGCTACGGCGCCAGCCTGGAGTAA
- a CDS encoding propionyl-CoA synthetase — MSYQHSYAHSISDPAAFWAEQAAHLAWHRKPAITLQDNADGTHRWFADGRLNSCYLALDHQIGQGRGEQLALIYDSPVTGVQQAYTYNQLRDEVARLAGLLRQLGVKKGDGVIIYMPMVPQAAMAMLACARIGAVHSVVFGGFAANELALRIDDARPTLLLTASCGLEFDKVIAYKPLVDRALQLARHQPRNVLVLQRPQAKAELQPGRDLDWQAALASAEPVLPVELDAGDPLYIMYTSGTTGKPKGIVRENGGNAVALCYAMRHIYGMQAGDVWWGISDVGWVVGHSLIVYGPLMSGCTTVFYEGKPIRTPDASAYWRVVEQYKVNALFCAPTAMRAIRKEDPDGELIRKHDLSSLRQLFLAGEKLDSSTHEWLERVSGKPVHDHWWQTETGWPVTAPCVGLEGSAAKPGSSNRAVPGYHVRVVDDEGHLLGPNHQGSIVIALPLPPGCSQTLWGDHERYLQAYLRTYPGYYHTGDGGFLDDDGFVYIMGRTDDVINVSGHRLSTGEMEDLVACHPAVAECAVIGVHDEIKGQVPLALVVLKDGEGIAEAQLLVDLVGSVREAIGPLACFNRVRLVKRLPKTRSGKILRAVLRKIADGQDYVPPSTLDDPAVLGEIEAVLADLPRAG, encoded by the coding sequence ATGAGCTACCAGCACAGCTACGCCCATTCCATTTCCGACCCTGCCGCTTTCTGGGCGGAACAGGCCGCGCACCTGGCCTGGCACCGCAAGCCTGCCATTACCCTGCAAGACAACGCCGACGGTACCCACCGCTGGTTCGCCGATGGCCGCCTGAACAGCTGCTACCTGGCCCTCGATCACCAGATCGGGCAGGGCCGCGGCGAGCAGTTGGCACTGATCTACGATTCGCCAGTCACCGGCGTGCAGCAGGCCTACACCTACAACCAGTTGCGCGACGAAGTGGCGCGCCTGGCCGGTTTGCTGCGCCAGTTGGGGGTGAAAAAGGGCGATGGCGTGATCATCTACATGCCCATGGTGCCGCAAGCGGCCATGGCCATGCTGGCCTGTGCCCGGATTGGCGCGGTGCATTCGGTGGTGTTCGGCGGCTTTGCCGCCAACGAGCTGGCCCTGCGCATTGATGACGCCCGTCCCACGCTGCTGCTGACAGCATCCTGCGGGCTGGAATTCGACAAGGTGATTGCCTACAAGCCGTTGGTCGACCGCGCGCTGCAGCTGGCCCGGCATCAGCCGCGCAATGTGTTGGTGCTGCAACGCCCACAGGCTAAGGCTGAACTGCAGCCCGGTCGCGACCTGGACTGGCAGGCGGCACTGGCCAGTGCCGAGCCAGTGCTCCCGGTCGAGCTGGATGCTGGCGACCCGCTGTACATCATGTACACCTCGGGCACCACCGGCAAACCCAAGGGCATCGTCCGGGAAAACGGCGGCAATGCCGTGGCGCTGTGCTATGCGATGCGCCATATCTACGGCATGCAGGCGGGCGATGTGTGGTGGGGCATTTCCGATGTAGGCTGGGTGGTCGGTCATTCGCTGATCGTTTACGGGCCGCTGATGAGCGGCTGCACCACGGTGTTCTACGAAGGCAAGCCGATCCGCACCCCGGACGCGTCGGCCTACTGGCGGGTGGTGGAGCAATACAAGGTCAACGCGCTGTTCTGTGCGCCCACCGCAATGCGTGCCATCCGCAAGGAAGACCCGGACGGCGAGCTGATCCGCAAGCACGACCTCAGCTCGCTGCGCCAGCTGTTCCTGGCGGGGGAAAAGCTTGATTCCAGTACCCACGAATGGCTGGAGCGGGTCAGTGGCAAACCGGTACACGACCACTGGTGGCAGACCGAGACCGGCTGGCCGGTCACCGCACCCTGTGTGGGGCTGGAAGGCAGTGCGGCAAAGCCGGGCTCCAGCAACCGCGCGGTGCCGGGCTATCACGTGCGAGTGGTGGATGACGAGGGGCATTTGCTCGGCCCCAATCATCAAGGTTCGATCGTCATTGCCTTGCCATTGCCGCCCGGGTGCAGCCAGACCTTGTGGGGCGACCACGAGCGTTACTTGCAGGCTTACCTGCGCACCTACCCCGGGTATTACCACACAGGCGACGGCGGCTTTCTGGACGATGACGGGTTCGTCTACATCATGGGGCGCACGGATGATGTGATCAACGTGTCCGGGCACCGGTTGTCTACTGGCGAAATGGAGGACCTGGTGGCCTGCCACCCGGCGGTGGCCGAGTGTGCGGTGATAGGCGTACACGATGAAATCAAGGGCCAGGTGCCGTTGGCGCTTGTTGTCCTCAAGGACGGTGAGGGCATTGCCGAGGCGCAGCTACTGGTGGACCTGGTGGGTAGCGTGCGCGAGGCGATTGGCCCGCTTGCCTGTTTCAACCGGGTTCGGCTGGTGAAGCGGCTACCCAAGACCCGCTCGGGGAAAATCTTGCGGGCGGTGCTGCGCAAGATTGCCGATGGGCAAGACTATGTACCGCCTTCAACCCTGGATGATCCTGCGGTGTTGGGGGAGATCGAGGCGGTGCTGGCGGATTTGCCCCGGGCCGGGTGA
- a CDS encoding HPP family protein, producing the protein MSASRSESRLQRLLPTPLNIPPKEWLRAGIGALLGLFLAGWLTSLAYGPGIALHLLGPLAASAVLVFAVHSGPLAQPWPVLGSYALAGAVGLAMRQGFGPELWVAAAALGISILVMCLLRCLHPPGGGVAVSAVLADSGLTALGDHLLEPILLNALILVGVAVLYNRLTGVRYPKGVAVRKDLHHTHDPLPSERVGIRGEDLDLALEELGEFVDVTRDELERIILATEQHALQRSLGGITAASVMSRDVQFATPDTTLEQAWKMLASHHLKTLPVLLQGKLVGIVSLSDLVGPAMQRGRFSWRGLFGRKTVRLEQVMSRRVVSVSCEHPLERLLPLLCEQGLHCLPVLDADQLVGVITQTDLIAGLKRQLLSNAEASDNRVPAL; encoded by the coding sequence ATGTCTGCCTCGCGTTCCGAAAGTCGTCTGCAGCGGCTGTTGCCGACGCCCCTGAATATCCCCCCAAAAGAATGGCTGCGTGCTGGTATCGGCGCACTGCTTGGCCTGTTCCTCGCCGGCTGGCTGACCAGTTTGGCCTATGGCCCCGGCATCGCTTTGCACCTGCTGGGCCCGCTGGCCGCCTCGGCGGTGCTGGTGTTTGCCGTACATTCCGGCCCGCTGGCGCAACCCTGGCCGGTGCTGGGCAGCTACGCCCTGGCCGGCGCGGTTGGCCTGGCCATGCGCCAAGGCTTTGGCCCCGAACTGTGGGTGGCTGCCGCTGCCCTGGGCATCTCGATCCTGGTGATGTGCCTGCTGCGCTGCCTGCACCCGCCGGGTGGCGGGGTAGCAGTGAGTGCAGTCCTGGCCGACTCGGGGCTGACGGCCTTGGGCGATCACCTGCTTGAGCCCATCTTGCTCAATGCGCTGATCCTGGTGGGCGTGGCGGTCCTCTACAACCGCCTGACGGGTGTGCGCTACCCGAAAGGCGTAGCGGTGCGCAAGGATCTGCACCACACACATGACCCACTGCCCAGTGAGCGGGTCGGCATCCGTGGCGAGGACCTTGACCTGGCCCTGGAAGAGCTGGGTGAATTCGTCGACGTCACCCGTGACGAACTGGAACGCATCATTCTGGCCACCGAACAGCACGCTCTGCAGCGCAGCCTTGGGGGCATAACTGCAGCCTCGGTGATGTCGCGCGACGTGCAGTTCGCCACACCGGATACCACGTTGGAGCAGGCCTGGAAAATGCTCGCCAGCCACCACCTGAAAACCCTGCCGGTGTTGCTGCAGGGCAAGCTGGTGGGCATCGTCAGCCTCAGCGACCTGGTCGGCCCGGCCATGCAGCGAGGCCGCTTCAGCTGGCGCGGGCTGTTCGGCCGGAAGACGGTGCGCCTGGAGCAGGTGATGAGCCGGCGGGTAGTGAGTGTCAGCTGCGAGCACCCGCTGGAGCGCCTGTTACCGCTTTTGTGCGAACAAGGCCTGCATTGCCTGCCGGTGCTCGACGCCGACCAGTTGGTGGGGGTGATCACCCAGACCGACCTGATCGCCGGCCTCAAGCGGCAGTTGCTCAGTAACGCCGAGGCCTCAGATAACCGGGTCCCAGCGTTGTGA
- the zapE gene encoding cell division protein ZapE: protein MSAWIPAPLRQLGQRLRGAAANQSELLDWFEDKARSRGYQLSDGQRRVIHCMAEQLAMLEQGQPRSLYLHGSVGRGKSWLLDGFFQAVPVEAKRRLHFHDFFARLHQGMHRHRALDDALGATLDDLVGDCRVLCFDEFHVHDIGDAMLLTRLFSALFTRGVFLLVTSNYAPEGLLPNPLYHERFLPVIRLINGRMQVLEVGGDTDFRSLPANREHQRFTQGHYVWPGTATQRQALNVPDEQPVMLEVNKRPLRALAIDGRRVVLGFDDLCEKATAVIDYLALAQQYDEWIIDGLDDLAESSLAAQQRFVNLVDVLYDQDRQLTVIGKRPLEESLGGPLADLMRTRSRLGQLHQLAP from the coding sequence TTGTCTGCCTGGATCCCTGCCCCACTGCGCCAGCTTGGCCAGCGCCTGCGCGGCGCTGCCGCCAACCAGAGCGAACTGCTCGACTGGTTCGAGGACAAAGCCCGAAGCCGGGGTTACCAGCTGAGTGACGGCCAACGCCGGGTGATCCACTGCATGGCCGAACAATTGGCAATGCTCGAACAAGGGCAGCCGCGCAGCCTTTACCTGCATGGTTCGGTGGGGCGCGGCAAAAGCTGGCTGTTGGACGGCTTCTTCCAGGCGGTGCCGGTCGAGGCCAAGCGGCGACTGCACTTTCATGACTTCTTTGCCCGCCTGCACCAGGGCATGCACCGCCACCGGGCGCTGGACGATGCGCTGGGCGCGACCCTGGATGACCTGGTGGGCGATTGCCGGGTGCTGTGCTTCGACGAATTCCATGTGCATGACATTGGCGATGCCATGCTGCTCACCCGCCTGTTCAGCGCCTTGTTCACACGCGGCGTGTTTCTGCTGGTGACCTCAAACTACGCGCCCGAGGGGCTGTTGCCCAACCCGCTTTACCACGAGCGTTTCCTGCCGGTCATCCGCCTGATCAACGGGCGTATGCAGGTGCTGGAAGTGGGTGGCGACACTGACTTTCGCAGTTTGCCGGCCAACCGCGAGCACCAGCGGTTTACCCAAGGCCACTATGTATGGCCGGGGACGGCGACACAGCGCCAAGCGCTAAACGTACCGGATGAGCAGCCGGTAATGCTTGAAGTGAACAAACGCCCGCTGCGTGCGCTGGCCATTGATGGCCGGAGGGTGGTGCTTGGCTTTGACGATCTGTGCGAAAAGGCCACGGCGGTGATCGATTACCTGGCGCTGGCGCAGCAGTACGATGAATGGATCATCGATGGGCTGGATGACCTGGCAGAGTCTTCGCTGGCGGCACAGCAGCGCTTCGTCAATCTGGTGGATGTGTTGTATGACCAGGACCGACAGCTGACGGTGATTGGCAAACGGCCGCTGGAAGAGAGCCTGGGCGGGCCGCTGGCCGACCTGATGCGTACCCGCAGCCGGTTGGGGCAACTGCACCAGTTAGCCCCGTAG
- a CDS encoding M20 family metallopeptidase produces the protein MTISAELIKDATGWRRKLHSAPELGFEELQTSEWVASLLQGFGIEVHRGLGGTGVVGVLRTGEGPSVGIRADMDALPIQELGQCEHRSTHKGCMHACGHDGHTAILLATARHLSETRNFTGTVYFVFQPAEENLGGAQKMIEDGLFERFPMQAIYGLHNWPGVQAGKVLVNPGPMMASLDTFEIVLTGKGSHAAMPERGFDPIVAAAELILGLQTITSRRLSPLDSAVISVTQINAGEAINVLPESATLRGTVRCLQTPVRDKVQQLISEFVEQLPGAFGVSGALTYNVGYPVTENHPAEAQVAFQAAQAALGEANVQFGCNPSMASEDFAFMLQACPGAYIWMGVDGDEPSAPLHNPYYDFNDRVIEPGVAVWTALVEHNLPAR, from the coding sequence ATGACTATTTCAGCGGAACTGATCAAGGATGCCACCGGCTGGCGACGCAAGCTCCACAGTGCCCCCGAACTGGGGTTCGAGGAGTTGCAGACCAGCGAGTGGGTTGCCAGCCTGCTGCAGGGGTTCGGCATCGAAGTGCATCGCGGCCTGGGGGGCACCGGCGTGGTCGGCGTCCTGCGCACCGGCGAAGGGCCGAGCGTTGGTATTCGTGCCGACATGGACGCCCTGCCGATCCAGGAGTTGGGGCAATGCGAGCACCGCTCGACCCACAAAGGCTGCATGCACGCCTGCGGCCATGACGGGCACACGGCCATTCTGTTGGCCACTGCCCGGCACCTGAGCGAAACCCGAAACTTCACCGGTACGGTGTACTTCGTGTTCCAACCCGCCGAGGAAAACCTCGGTGGGGCACAGAAGATGATCGAAGACGGCTTGTTCGAGCGGTTCCCGATGCAGGCCATCTACGGCCTGCACAACTGGCCTGGCGTGCAGGCCGGCAAGGTACTGGTCAACCCGGGGCCGATGATGGCCTCGCTGGATACCTTCGAGATCGTCCTCACCGGAAAGGGCTCCCACGCGGCGATGCCTGAACGCGGCTTCGACCCCATCGTCGCCGCGGCCGAACTGATCCTCGGCCTGCAGACCATCACCTCGCGACGCCTGTCGCCGCTGGACAGCGCGGTGATCAGCGTTACCCAGATCAACGCTGGCGAAGCAATCAACGTGCTGCCGGAAAGCGCGACCTTGCGTGGCACCGTGCGCTGCCTGCAGACGCCGGTGCGCGACAAGGTGCAGCAACTGATCAGCGAGTTCGTCGAGCAACTGCCTGGCGCCTTTGGCGTGAGCGGTGCACTGACCTACAACGTCGGCTACCCGGTGACAGAGAATCACCCAGCTGAGGCGCAAGTCGCGTTTCAGGCGGCCCAGGCGGCATTGGGTGAGGCCAACGTGCAGTTCGGCTGCAACCCGTCGATGGCCTCGGAAGACTTCGCTTTCATGCTTCAGGCTTGCCCGGGTGCGTACATCTGGATGGGCGTCGATGGTGACGAGCCATCTGCGCCGCTGCATAACCCCTACTACGACTTCAACGACCGGGTCATCGAACCTGGCGTTGCCGTGTGGACTGCCCTGGTCGAACACAACCTGCCGGCTCGCTGA
- a CDS encoding LysR family transcriptional regulator, with amino-acid sequence MSQVQDRRILYFFEAVRLGSVRAAADFLDVAASAVSRQIAQLEHELGSPLLERHRRGVKPTEAGERVLHYYRQRLSQQEVLLDSLQALRGLQSGSVVLAIGEGFIDGLVAPLSRFSEQYPRIDLQVNVCGTNEVIRQVVEDEAHLGLVFNPPADPKIRSHAHTRQPVCVAVSPDHPLAGETEPLQLKGLDKYRLALPGVSYGIRQIVTQAENRLGTTLTPTLTCSTFAMLKRFAMRGGVTLMPVFVMEDEIHSGHLVALPLESEIFSMPETHLISRLGRQLSVGATRLLGMVLQDMTAFKGDQ; translated from the coding sequence ATGAGCCAGGTCCAGGATCGGCGCATTCTGTATTTCTTCGAAGCAGTGCGACTGGGCAGCGTGCGTGCGGCGGCCGACTTCCTTGATGTAGCTGCTTCGGCAGTAAGCCGTCAGATTGCCCAGCTCGAACACGAACTTGGCAGCCCGCTTCTGGAACGGCACCGCCGTGGGGTGAAACCCACCGAAGCTGGCGAACGCGTATTGCATTACTACCGCCAGCGCCTTTCACAGCAGGAAGTACTGCTGGACTCGCTGCAAGCCTTGCGTGGTTTGCAAAGTGGCTCGGTTGTACTGGCCATAGGAGAGGGGTTCATTGATGGCCTGGTTGCGCCGCTAAGCCGGTTTTCCGAGCAATACCCGCGCATCGACCTGCAGGTGAATGTGTGCGGTACCAACGAGGTGATACGCCAGGTGGTCGAGGACGAAGCGCATCTGGGCCTGGTGTTCAACCCGCCTGCCGACCCGAAGATCCGCTCCCATGCCCACACCCGCCAGCCCGTGTGCGTAGCGGTGAGCCCCGACCACCCGTTGGCCGGCGAGACCGAACCGCTGCAGCTCAAGGGCCTGGACAAGTACCGCCTGGCTTTACCGGGGGTGTCGTACGGCATTCGCCAGATTGTTACCCAGGCCGAGAACCGTTTGGGCACCACCCTGACACCCACCCTGACCTGCAGCACATTCGCCATGCTGAAGCGCTTCGCGATGCGTGGCGGGGTGACGCTAATGCCGGTGTTCGTAATGGAGGACGAGATTCACAGCGGGCACCTGGTGGCCCTGCCGCTGGAGAGCGAGATTTTCAGCATGCCCGAAACCCACCTGATCAGCCGCCTGGGGCGGCAATTGAGTGTGGGGGCCACCCGGTTGCTAGGCATGGTGTTGCAGGACATGACTGCGTTCAAGGGCGATCAATGA
- a CDS encoding NAD(P)-dependent oxidoreductase has product MTLKVGVVGLGNMGGGMAANLASKGFKVSGFDLSAAALEQAQRQGVTPVAERSALIGAVDVLILSLPKAEHVEAVCLGDNGILALGREGLVVIDTTTSTPEASRKVAAALRENGIGFMDAPVSGGPKGAASGTMSMVIGGEDADLATVMPVLEAMSGTRVHIGSCGAGNVAKIANNMLAAAHLITTAEAVSMAAKAGVDPEKLLQGLNAGSGRSGASQVMFPTWVLNKAYDSGFTMGLMRKDVGLACDLTASLDLDLPLSRTVAQLWKDSSATLPDSDDFCCIVQRTDNALFGHEE; this is encoded by the coding sequence ATGACATTGAAGGTAGGGGTAGTCGGGCTAGGCAACATGGGTGGCGGCATGGCGGCCAACCTGGCCAGCAAAGGCTTCAAGGTGAGCGGCTTCGATCTGTCGGCGGCGGCGCTGGAGCAGGCGCAGCGCCAGGGCGTGACACCGGTGGCCGAGCGCAGCGCATTGATCGGCGCGGTGGATGTGCTGATTCTTTCCCTGCCCAAGGCCGAACACGTGGAAGCAGTTTGCCTGGGTGACAACGGCATCCTGGCCCTGGGCCGTGAAGGCCTCGTGGTTATCGACACCACCACCTCTACCCCGGAAGCCAGCCGCAAGGTGGCTGCCGCCCTGCGGGAAAATGGCATTGGCTTCATGGACGCCCCGGTGTCCGGTGGGCCAAAGGGCGCCGCCAGCGGCACCATGTCGATGGTCATCGGCGGTGAGGATGCCGACTTGGCCACGGTCATGCCGGTGCTGGAAGCCATGAGCGGTACCCGCGTGCATATCGGCAGTTGCGGCGCCGGCAACGTCGCCAAGATCGCCAACAACATGCTGGCTGCCGCACATCTGATCACCACCGCCGAAGCGGTGAGCATGGCTGCCAAGGCTGGTGTCGATCCGGAAAAACTGCTGCAGGGCCTGAATGCCGGCTCCGGGCGCAGTGGCGCCAGCCAAGTGATGTTTCCCACCTGGGTGCTGAACAAGGCCTACGACTCTGGCTTCACCATGGGCTTGATGCGCAAGGACGTCGGCCTGGCCTGCGACCTGACCGCCAGCCTTGACCTCGACCTGCCACTGTCGCGCACCGTAGCGCAGTTGTGGAAGGACAGCAGCGCGACGCTGCCCGACAGTGACGACTTCTGTTGCATTGTGCAGCGCACCGACAACGCTTTGTTTGGCCATGAGGAATAA
- a CDS encoding DUF3100 domain-containing protein, with the protein MHHANTLAMGERNAVSATVKLYIWAAIILIIAEAIGALSIPLGPGKVVLLPMVWALLIGAGIGLLSHRLPGTLGLDTSAQVRASAILQPALLVFIAKLGLVVGGSLPVVFASGWALVFQEFGHFVGTVILGLPVALMLGIKREAVGATFSVGREPSLAIIGERYGMDSPEGRGVLAEYLTGTLFGALFIAIVAGFITSLGIFDPKSLAMGSGIGSGSMMAAAAGAIAAQQPPELAKEVMALAAAANLITTTLGTYFTLFISLPLAVWGYRVLEPLIGRTTKASVIDQGPSSSEVSLETPDLGWAGRISAWFAAGALALMANYVGYKTLSPEAFAGIAIMIGAVFIGELLCSLLRRKIPAVCTVSVVAMLLTSPLCPWAADITQLVGSINMLAVITPMLAFAGLSIAKDLPAFRRLGWRIVLVSFLANFGTFIGAVLIAEFFH; encoded by the coding sequence ATGCACCACGCCAACACGCTCGCCATGGGCGAGAGAAACGCCGTTTCCGCTACGGTCAAGCTGTACATCTGGGCTGCAATCATCCTGATCATCGCCGAAGCCATCGGTGCCCTCAGCATTCCGCTGGGCCCTGGCAAGGTCGTGCTGTTGCCCATGGTCTGGGCGCTGTTGATTGGCGCTGGCATCGGCCTGCTGAGCCACCGCTTACCGGGTACCCTAGGGCTCGACACCAGTGCCCAGGTACGTGCCTCAGCCATCCTGCAACCGGCGCTGCTGGTGTTCATCGCCAAACTTGGCCTGGTCGTGGGTGGTTCGTTGCCTGTGGTCTTCGCCTCGGGTTGGGCGCTGGTGTTCCAGGAGTTCGGCCATTTTGTCGGCACGGTAATTCTCGGTCTGCCGGTCGCCTTGATGCTGGGTATCAAGCGCGAAGCTGTGGGTGCGACCTTCTCGGTGGGGCGCGAGCCGAGCCTGGCGATTATCGGCGAGCGTTACGGCATGGACTCGCCCGAGGGGCGCGGCGTGCTGGCTGAGTACCTCACGGGTACGCTGTTCGGTGCGCTGTTCATTGCTATCGTCGCGGGTTTCATCACCAGCCTGGGCATCTTCGACCCGAAATCCCTGGCCATGGGCTCGGGCATCGGTTCGGGTAGCATGATGGCTGCCGCTGCGGGTGCGATCGCTGCCCAGCAGCCTCCAGAGCTGGCCAAGGAAGTCATGGCGCTGGCCGCCGCTGCCAACCTGATCACCACCACGCTGGGCACCTACTTCACTCTGTTCATTTCGCTGCCGCTGGCAGTATGGGGCTACCGGGTACTGGAGCCGCTGATTGGCCGCACCACCAAGGCATCGGTCATCGACCAGGGCCCGAGCAGCAGCGAGGTTTCGCTGGAAACGCCTGACCTGGGCTGGGCTGGCCGTATCAGCGCCTGGTTCGCGGCTGGCGCGCTGGCGCTGATGGCCAACTACGTCGGCTACAAGACGCTGTCGCCAGAAGCCTTTGCCGGTATCGCAATCATGATTGGCGCGGTGTTTATCGGTGAGCTGCTGTGCTCGCTGTTGCGCCGCAAGATTCCGGCGGTGTGCACTGTTTCGGTGGTTGCCATGCTGCTGACCTCGCCGCTGTGCCCTTGGGCAGCCGACATCACCCAACTGGTGGGGTCGATCAACATGCTGGCGGTGATTACCCCGATGCTGGCCTTCGCGGGCCTGTCGATTGCCAAGGACTTGCCTGCGTTCCGTCGTCTGGGCTGGCGCATCGTGCTCGTATCGTTCCTGGCCAACTTCGGGACGTTCATCGGCGCTGTGCTGATCGCCGAGTTCTTCCACTAA
- a CDS encoding LysR family transcriptional regulator, giving the protein MDIEQARTFLEIVRCGSLVAAAERLFVSQTAITARVQRLEQQLGCQLFVRSRNGASLTSDGEAFVSYANQLVQTWEAARRDLPLPEGCQQVLHVGGEVSLGNPMLLDWVSALHRELPSHAIRSEVSDGESLLRKVEMGLLDAALVYQPTYGPGLQVEQLMEEKLIRVRRVDQPEPYIYIDWGEAFRRQHDAALPDCARPALSFNLGPLALQFILDQGGSGYFRTRVVQAYLDSGIFERVPQAPEFTYPTFLVYPRKRDSEALQQAFTILRRLVADGASDWSQRWDPVI; this is encoded by the coding sequence ATGGATATCGAACAGGCCCGAACCTTTCTGGAAATCGTGCGTTGCGGCAGCCTGGTCGCCGCCGCCGAACGCCTGTTCGTGTCACAGACGGCGATCACCGCCCGGGTGCAGCGCCTGGAGCAGCAACTGGGTTGCCAGCTGTTCGTGCGCAGCCGCAACGGCGCCAGCCTGACCAGCGATGGCGAGGCATTCGTCAGTTATGCCAACCAGCTGGTACAAACCTGGGAGGCGGCGCGCCGCGACCTGCCGCTGCCAGAAGGCTGCCAGCAGGTGCTGCATGTGGGGGGCGAGGTGAGCCTGGGCAACCCGATGCTGCTTGATTGGGTCAGTGCCCTGCACCGCGAGCTGCCCAGCCACGCCATCCGCAGCGAGGTCAGCGATGGCGAGTCGTTGCTGCGCAAGGTGGAGATGGGCCTGCTGGACGCCGCACTGGTCTACCAGCCAACCTACGGCCCGGGCCTGCAAGTCGAACAATTGATGGAAGAAAAGCTGATCCGCGTGCGCCGGGTCGACCAGCCAGAACCCTACATTTACATCGACTGGGGTGAGGCCTTCCGCCGCCAGCACGATGCCGCCCTACCCGACTGCGCCCGCCCTGCGCTCAGCTTCAACCTGGGCCCACTGGCCTTGCAGTTCATCCTCGATCAAGGCGGCAGCGGTTATTTCCGCACGCGAGTGGTACAGGCTTACCTGGACAGCGGCATATTCGAGCGGGTACCGCAGGCGCCGGAGTTCACCTACCCGACCTTCCTGGTGTACCCACGCAAGCGCGACAGCGAGGCCCTGCAACAGGCCTTCACCATTCTGCGCCGGTTGGTAGCCGACGGCGCCAGCGATTGGTCACAACGCTGGGACCCGGTTATCTGA